The nucleotide sequence TAATCTGGATCTAAGAGCAGTATAGCCCGCGAGGTACAACCTATATATACTTGGCTTCCGCAAAATCAAAATATGTATGAGGATGTTGACACTAACATGTATATTTACATATCCATCTAGAAACAACCTTATGGACAAACCATCCGAACTGAGAAATGCATACCATCCAAACATCTGATGAAGCGAGACCCAATTAGGCTCCGTTCCGGGACCCTTCGGCATCATTGAATCCGCAACCCCTGCTCCCGTGCTACGAATGCGGGCCCTCTTATGAAATCTGCCCATTGTTGTTTCGCTCGGCGGCATGGGGCCCCGCTCCCGATAGTCGTTGATCCTATCCCGGCATAGCCGATATCAAAACCCTAGGTTTGATGTTTCCTACACGTCGACTGGTGGTAGGTGATTGATGTACCCGTCGATAGCAAGGTGTGAGTGTTGACTTCACGATCTGCGGTGACAAACTGCTAATCAACGCACACGAAACCAGACGCTTGAAAACATTTGCAATGGCACGCACGTTGACCTCCTATCTCACAGGTATAACCGCGATGGACGGAGGCGTGGAGAGCTGCCTCGCCAAAGTCGCGCGTCCAAAGCCCGTGCGACCGAAAACACGACGCCGCCTGTTCTCCGTGGGCGGCGCAGAGGATCCCGGGGGGAGCCGCCGGTCGTCGCACAGACCGCGTCCCACCGTATGACATCTCGGACTTTGGCGCCCCCACTCCCTATCCCCGAACCAACCAACCCACCCACCCAACCCCCAACCCCAACccattcctttccttcttcccatcctcttcctcctcccccgctCCCCCTCCCGCTCCATCTCCTTCCATTCCCGTCCCGCCTCCCGCCCTCTCCGTCCGGTCTCCGCTTCCCTGCTCGCGCCGCCCGGCCGGCTAATCACCCCGTGAGTACTTCTCGCCGCCTCCTTGTCTGTCTCCAATCAAGGCCGTTGCTGTTTGCTGCTGCTCTTTCGATTTCTTGCCCGCGCGCGCGTCCTTGTCCCTTTCGGGATATTCTTGGGGCCGTTTCGTCTGGTCGGAGTTCTTGATTGGTATGTTCATGCCTGCGCTATTTGGGAGGCCTCGTCGCGTAGGGTCAAGCTATGGTTCTTCGGGTTGCGTGCAGAGCCGGCCTGCTTGGGCCCTCGGGTGCCATGCTGCCATGGTGATGTTCAGAGGGGAAGGGGAACACCTTATTTGATCTTTGATGCatagttcatgattttttttgccaaTTGGCATCTCATGTCCTCTGATAAGAATGAATACTTCCAATATTTGTGGGTTTTTGTGCATCTCAAATTCTCAATAGATTTGAGCAGTTTCCTGGTTCAGGCTTCAGTACTTGCAGATTTATCTTCTTCTTTCTCGAGCATAGCATGTTATTTAGGATTTTTCACACCAAAAAAACGTTTGTGGTGCGAATGAGCTGTGCTTGGCTGATATTTTGTCTCCGCGTTTCTTGTGTATTAAGTCTTAACATTATACTAAATTTATAAATCAGCTACTTGTAGATGTGATTATTCTCGCCTAGTATTCTTTAAGACCTGGCAATCGGTGGTCAAGTCTTCGTTGCAAGTTAGGCAGTATTTTTCTGGCATTTAGTGGCCTACCATGTCCAGCGAGCTACTCCACTTGCTAGCTGCTAAATGTTCTATAAAAAATAATTTGCAACATGCTGTACAGAATTCCAGCTCCATCAGTTAACTAGTGAGTCTGATTGGATTACTTGTTAGGTACGAGACTATGACCTTAGTTTGTAGTACAAGTTAGGTATATGAACAGGGAATCTACTAGACTGAAAAAACAACAGCAACATCATCAAATGGCATCCTGTATTCCTGTTAACAAGTAGCGCTATGTATTTCAGCTCATTGTTATTTAGAGAGGCTGCTGATCCTTCCTTGTCTTATTGTAGGCATCAAAGAAAATTGCATTGGGTTTGGATTTAATCTGAGGTTCTGAAGAAAGAAGGCCTCAGGATATTTAGCTTGGCAGGCCCGGAGGTGCTTGAGAGGAGCTATGTCTTTTGTCGGGCGAGTAGACCCGTCAATGACATACGCGGATAATATTTATGTACATAAATTTGGCGCACCCAACTCAAACTTTGCTGCAAGAAGATTTGGCTCTGACACGCAGTTGTTCCGTTATGGCCCTGAACCATTCAATTCCGAGGACTATGGACATATGGGTTTCCCTGAAGCACCATCTGCTGCATTCCAGAGCTCCTTTTACAACCAGCAAGCTTCACTAACACCCTGCTCTGATGCAGCAAAAGACTCACCGGTGTGCTCCAATATCTCTCAACAGAACTCCCAGTCTATATCAGATAATCAGAGTTCTGGACTTGAAGTAGAGTTCGATGATGAGATCAGGCTGAAGCTTCAAGAGCTGGAGCATGCTTTACTTGATGATGGAGATGACATCTTGTTCGAAGTTTCCCAGGCGGGTTGCATCAGTGATGAATGGGCCGATCCCATGAAGGATGTCTTGCTTGCAAATTCTCCGAAAGAATCAGAATCAAGCATTAGTTGTGCAGGCAGCAACAGCGGAGAAGCACGGACCCCAAAGCAGTTGCTCTTTGACTGTGCTACGGCATTAGCTGAATATAATGTAGATGAAGCACAGGCAATCATAACGGACCTCCGGCAGATGGTCTCAATCCAAGGGGACCCTTCTCACAGGATTGCAGCTTATCTAGTGGAGGGCCTTGCTGCAAGGATAGTAGCTTCAGGGACAGGCATCTACAAGGCATTGACATGCAAGGACCCTCCAACTCTGTATCAGCTGTCAGCAATGCAAATCCTCTTTGAGATCTGTCCATGCTATCGATTTGGTTTCATGGCTGCTAATTATGCCATACTTGAAGCCTGCAAAGGCGAAGAAAGGATGCATATTATAGACTTTGACATCAACCAAGGCAGCCAGTATATTACACTGATGCAGTTTATGAAAGATGATGCCAACAAACCACGCCATTTGAGAATAACTGGTGTGGATGATCACGAGACAGTACAGAGGACTGTTGGAGGTCTGAAGGTCATTGGGCAACGCCTGGAGAAGCTTGCGGAGGACTGCGGAATATCTTTTGAGTTCAGGGCAGTGGGTGCTGACATCGGGGATGTCA is from Triticum aestivum cultivar Chinese Spring chromosome 3A, IWGSC CS RefSeq v2.1, whole genome shotgun sequence and encodes:
- the LOC123062954 gene encoding scarecrow-like protein 1, coding for MSFVGRVDPSMTYADNIYVHKFGAPNSNFAARRFGSDTQLFRYGPEPFNSEDYGHMGFPEAPSAAFQSSFYNQQASLTPCSDAAKDSPVCSNISQQNSQSISDNQSSGLEVEFDDEIRLKLQELEHALLDDGDDILFEVSQAGCISDEWADPMKDVLLANSPKESESSISCAGSNSGEARTPKQLLFDCATALAEYNVDEAQAIITDLRQMVSIQGDPSHRIAAYLVEGLAARIVASGTGIYKALTCKDPPTLYQLSAMQILFEICPCYRFGFMAANYAILEACKGEERMHIIDFDINQGSQYITLMQFMKDDANKPRHLRITGVDDHETVQRTVGGLKVIGQRLEKLAEDCGISFEFRAVGADIGDVTPAMLDCRPGEALVVNFAFQLHHLPDESVSIMNERDQLLRMVKGLQPKLVTLVEQDANTNTAPFQTRFREVYDYYSALFDSLDATLPRESPDRMNVERQCLAREIVNILACEGPDRVERYEVAGKWRARMTMAGFAPCPFSSNVIGGIRSLLSSYCDRYKFEEDHGGLHFGWGEKTLIVASAWQ